In the genome of Variovorax sp. PAMC26660, the window TGTTCGGTTTGCTCAACGGCCTGCTGGTCACGCGCATCAAGCTGCCGCCTTTCATCGTGACGCTGGGCACGCTGAACATCGCCTTCGCGATCACTCAACTCTATTCGTCGTCGCAGACCATCACCGACCTGCCCGCCGGCCTCACGGGGCTGGGCACCACCTTCGCCATCGGCAGCGCCGAAGTGGCGTGGGGCTCGGTGCTGATGGTGGCGCTCTATGCGCTTGCGTGGTTCGTGCTGCGCGAGACGGCGGCGGGGCGTCATATCTACGCGGTCGGCAACAACGCCGAGGCCACGCGGCTGGTCGGCATTCCGACGCAGCGCGTGCTGCTCGGTGTGTACGTGGCGGCGGGTGTGCTGTATGGCATTGCCTCGCTGTTGTCGGTGGCACGCACTGGCGTGGGCGACCCGAACGCAGGCCAGACCGAGAACCTCGACGCCATCACGGCGGTGGTGCTCGGCGGCACCAGCCTGTTCGGCGGACGCGGCATCGTGCTGGGCTCGCTGATCGGTGTGCTGATCGTGGGCGTGTTCCGCAACGGGCTCACGCTGATGGGCGTGTCGTCGATCTACCAGGTGCTGGTGACGGGCGTGCTCGTGATTCTTGCGGTGGCTGCTGATCAGCTGTCGCGTCGGGGAGCTCGCTAGCATGAGACGCTCCTTTTGTCTTCGCGCACTTTGTGTTGCTGTTGGGTCGGCTCTTGGTGTTTCGGGCTGCTGTTCAGGGCGTCGCTCACGCCGACACGGTGCTCTTTTTCGCGAATGTCCCCCGCTTCGCTCCTCCTTTATTTCGCGAAAAAGAGCCCCGTATCGACGTGAGCGTTGGACCGAGCGGTGGTTGATCGCAGGATCACCAGCAGCGTGCCCATGTGCGAATGACACCGGGTGCTCCCCGCAGCGAAATAAAGGAGGAGCGAAGCGGGGGACATTCGCGGAGGGGAGCTCCTGGTGCCATTCGCACGCACCCCGAATGCAGCCGCCCCCGAAACAGCAAAGTCAACAAAAGCACCTCGACCAGTTTCATGCGCGTCGTGGGGCGCACACCAGCGTGATGGAAAACTGAAATGAACGCAGTGGCAAACCCCAAGATCGTGATGCAGGCCAAGGGCCTGGTGAAGCGCTACGGCCAGGTCGTCGCACTCGACGGTGTCGACTTCGAACTGCGCGAAGGAGAAATCCTCGCGGTGATCGGCGACAACGGCGCAGGCAAGTCTTCGCTCATCAAGGCGCTGTCGGGTGCGGTTGTGCCCGACCAGGGCGAGATCCTGCTCGACGGTGCGCTCGTGCACTTTCGCAATCCGCTCGATGCGCGCCGCGCCGGCATCGAGACGGTCTATCAAGACCTGGCCGTGGCACCCGCCATGACCATCTACGAGAACCTCTTCCTCGGCCGCGAATTGCGTCGCCCCGGCTTCCTGGGCAACGTGCTTGGCATGCTCGACAAGAAGAAGATGCTGCAGGAAAGCATGGCGCGCATGTCCGACCTGAAGGTCGGCATCCAGTCGATGACGCAGGCGGTCGAAACGCTCTCGGGCGGACAGCGCCAGTGCGTGGCGGTGGCACGCAGCGCGGCCTTCGCGCGGCACGTCGTCATCATGGACGAGCCCACCGCCGCGCTCGGCGTGAAAGAAGGCAACATGGTGCTGGAGTTGATCCGCCGCGTGCGCGATCGCGGCCTGCCCGTGGTGCTCATCAGCCACAACATGCCACACGTGTTCGAGGTGGCCGATCGCATCCACGTCGCGCGTCTCGGCAAACGCGCCGCCGTGCTCAACCCGAAGAAGATCAGCATGAGCGACACGGTGGCCGTGATGACCGGCGCCATGACCGCCGACCAGTTGCCCGCGGAGGCGCATGCCTGATGCAGGAACCACTGCGCGCCCACCCGACCTGCTGCGCCCGCGCGGCTCCAACCAGGTCGGCATGCGCCAGTTCAACGAACGCGTGGTACTGCAGGCGCTGCGCGTTCACACGAGCCTGCCCAAGGCCGACCTCGCACGGCTGACCGGGCTGAGCGCGCAGACCATCGGGCTCATCACCGCGCGGCTCGAAGAAGACCAACTGATCGTCAAGCAGAGCCGCGTGCGCGGCCGCATAGGGCAACCTTCGGTGCCGCTGGCGCTCAACCCCGATGGCGCCTTCGCCATTGGCATCAAGGTCGGGCGGCGCGGCGCCGAATGGCTGCTGATCGACTTCACCGCGCAGGTGCGCGAGCGCCATGCGATCAGCTATGCCTTTCCGGACGTGGAAGAGCTGTTGCCCGCCATCGCGCAGCACATCCATCGGTTGCGTGACGGGCTCGGGCCGTTGGCGGTTCGCAATGTCGGCGCAGGCGTGGCGGCGCCGTTCCAGCTCGGCGGCTGGCACCGCACGCTGGGGCTGTCGAAGGCGCAGTCCGACCGCTGGAACCAGATGGATCTGGCGGCCGAGGTGCGTGCGCGCACCGACGTGCCGGTGAGCTTCGCGCGCGACACGGTGGCTGCTTGCGTGGCCGAACTGGTCGGTGGGCGGGGGCACGACCTCAAGAGCTTTCTCTACATCTTTGTCGATACCTTCGTGGGGGGCGGCCTGGTCATCAACTCGCACCTGCACACGGGTGGCCATGGCAATGCGGGTGCACTCGCTTCATTGCCCGTGCAGCCACCCAGCGTCGGCGGCGCGCTGCCGCAGCAACTGATGGCGCAAGCCTCGCTGTGGGAGCTGGAGCAGCGCCTGCGCAGCGAAGGCCTCGATGCCACCGCAGCCTATGACGACCGCGCGTTGCAGGCGCCATACGCCGCCGCCACCCAGGCATGGCTGGCGACCGCATCGCAGGCGCTGGCGCACGCCATCGTGAGCGGCACCGCGATGCTCGACCTGCCCGATGTGGTGATGGATGGTTCAATGTCGCGCGGGCTGCTGCAAGCGCTGCTCGACCAGACCCGCGCCGCCTTGGCGCAATGCAACTGGGAAGGCCTGTGGGCGCCGCAGCTACACGGCGGCAGGGCAGGCGCGCAGGCCTGCGCGCTCGGTGGCGCGATGCTGCCGCTGCACGCCAACTTCGCGCCTGATCACGATGTCTTCCTGAAGGCTGCCTGAGACGGACTGCAGCTACTTCGCCTTGTCGCGCGAACGTGCGAGAGCGAGTGCTTCGGCGATCAGCGGCTTCACCGTCGCGAAGGTCTTCGCGCTCGGGTTGATGACGCTGACCCAGTACATCTTGGCGTACACGGGATGCGGCATCAGCTTGTCCAACGCGGCGTAGTCGACGCCAGCGGTATCCGCCTCGCCAAACAGCGCGCGAAAGGTCTCCTTGCCCACGCCAGTGTTCAGGCGGAACACGCCGGGGCGGTCCAGCTTCGAGGCGCTGTCGAACTCGCTGTCCTTCGTCACGATCGTGGCAAAGGGGAACTTGTTGTCCGCGTTGTGGAAGAAGAAGGTGTTGTCGTCAGCCACCTGAAAGTGGCCGCCGGCCAGGAGGTCGATGAAGTGTTCGGTGATGGCGTCTTCGGTCATGGGCGCGATCTTGCCTGCGTTCAGGGATGCCAGCGCCGAAGGCCCAGTTCGTCTGCAAGCTGGCGATAGGTCTTGATCTGCGCCTGCACGTAGTCGTCGAGCGCGGGGCCGGTCAGGTCGAAGGGGTAGAGCCCGTGCTGTTCGCGCAATGCGGCATAGCCGGGCGCGGCGCTCGCTTCGCGAAAGGCAGCGGTCCATGCGCGCACGGCGGCCTCGGGCACGTCCGCGCTCAGGTAGAGGCCGCGAACGGTCGGCCACACCAGGTCCACGCCTTGCTCGCGCGCGGTCGGCACGCCGGTGAGCACACCGCCCAGGCGCTTGTCGGACAGCACGGCCAGCAGGCGCACCGTCGCGCCGCTCGCAATGGCCTGCAGGGCTTCGGCCGCGTCGCCGGGGAACACGTCGACGTGCTTGCCCTGCATTGCGCCCAGCGCGTCGCCGCCGCCCTCGAAGGACACGAAGCGCATGGCCTTGTGGTCGCGCCCCGCGGCGCGCACCAGCAGCGCGGCCTTCACCCAGTCCTGGCTGCCGACGGTGCCGCCCGCGCCGAAGGCGATGCGCGACGGCTCTAGCCGCAGCGCGGCGACCAGGTCCTGCAGGCGCTTGTAGGGCGAGTCGCGGTGCACCGCAATCACGCCGTAGTCGGTGCCCAGCGTGGCGATCCAGCGCACGGCCGATGGCGGATGCGGGCCGAAGCGGCCTTGCGCGAGGTTGAGCAGCGAGCCACTTGAAAACGCAACCAGCGTGCCCGGCCCGCCGAGGCGACCGGTGGCGATGCGGTCGAAGGCGACAGCGCCGATGCCGCCCGGCAGATAGCGTTGCGCCAACGGCGCACGTGCAGGGCGCACCGCCTGCAACGCGTCGCGTGCGAGCGCGCAAGTCAATGCGAAGCCGCCGCCGGCCTTGGCGGGAATCACGCATTCGGCAGGGCCCTGCGAGGGATCGTCCGCCGCCATTGCGCGCAGGCCGAACCATGGCATCAGCAGCGCGGACAGCGCGCGAAGGGCATGGCGGCGGGTGGCGGGGATTGGCTGCATGAGTGTGGCGGCGTGCCGTTCAGGCAGCGGCAGGGCGAGGCCACCAGATGATCGCATGCAAGCCCGTGCCGGCCTCGCGGGATTCGAGTCGCAACTCGCCACGGTGCCGCTGCGCGATGGAGCGTGCAATGGCCAGACCGAGTCCGAATCCGCCCTTGCCTGCGCGCGCGCCACGCCGGAAGCGCTGGCCCAGCGCGGCGCGTTCTTCTTCGCTCAGGCCTGGGCCGTCGTCTTCGACGTTGAGGCTCCAGCCTGCCGCATCGCCCGCGGCGAAGAGCGTGATCGTTCCTTCGACGGGCGTGTAGGCGATGGCGTTCGTCACCAGGTTGCTCAATGCCTCGCGCATGAGCCCCCGATCTGCAGTGGCCGCAAATTCCGGCACGGGCGAATGAATGCCCAGGTCGATGCGCTTGGCACGCGCCAGCGGCAGCAGGTCGACCGCCACTTCGCGCAGCAGCGCCGCAAGATCGAATTCGGCGGGCTCGACCGATACCGTGTCGCTGCGGCCGAGCGCCAGCAGTTGCTGTGCGCTGCGCGTCGCGCGGCCGATCTCGGTGCCCAGCGCATCGAGCGCGACCTGCACCTGCGCCGGATCTTGTTCGCGCCGTGCGTAGTCGGCCTGCATCTGCAGCGTGGTCAGGTGCGTGCGCAACTGGTGCGAGGCATCGTCCAGAAACTGGCGCTGCTGCGTCACCAGGTCTTGCGTGCGTGACATCTGCTGGTTGACCGCTGCCACCAGCGGCCGCACCTCGGCCGGCAGGTCGGCCTCCGCGATGCGCGTCAGGTCGTCGGGCGTGCGTGACTGCACCTCGCGCGCCAGCCGCGACAGCGGCCGCAGCGCCGCTGCGAGCGCAAAGGCGGTGCCGCACAACAGCATCGCCAGCACCAGCCCGTCACGCAGCGCTGCGCTGCGCACGAAGCGCGCGCTGAACTCCTGCCGCGAGCGCGTGCTCTCACCCACCTGGATCAGCACGCTGCGGCCCGCGCTGCCGGCTGGTGCGCGGTCGAGGTCACGCCGGTAGGCGGCCAGCCGCACGGCTTCGCCGAAGTAGATGGCGTCGTAGAAGGCCGGCACGCCCATCGCCAGTTCGACCGGCGGTGCGGGCAGGTCCGCGCTGCCCAGTTCGACCAGCCCGTCGGAGGTCGCGACCCGAAAGAACACCTGACCGCTGGCTGTCAGCTCGAAGAACTCGAACATCGTGTACGGCAGTTCGACCGAGAGGCCACCCGAGGCGGTCGAGATATTGGCGTCGATGGATTTCAGCGCGCCCAGCAGCGAGCGGTCGTAGGCCGCATTGGCAGCAGCCAATGCATCGTGCCGCGTCATCCACAGTTCGAGGCCCGTCACCACCAGCAGGGCGGGGAACAGCAGCAGCGCGAGCCGCTGCCACAGGCTCGCGCGGCGCAGCCGTTCACGCAGGCGCAGCAACGCGCTCACTCAGTCCGCTTCCAATACGTAGCCGAGCCCGCGCAGCGTGACGATGCGCACGCCGCTGCCGTCCAGGCGCTTGCGCAACCGATAGACAAAAACCTCTACCGCCTCGGGGTGCACTTCTTCGTCGTCGGAAAACACCCGCTCCAGGATCTGCTGCTTGGACAGCGGCTCGCCACTGCGCTGCACCAGCACGCGCAGCACCGCCAGCTCGCGCGGCGACAGGGCGAGTGCTTCGCCGTTCAGCGTGAAATGCCGCCGCGCGCTGTCGTACACCAGCGGGCCGCAAGCCAGGCGCGGATGCTCGACGCCGCGCGCCCGGCGCACCAGCGCATGCAGGCGCGCTTCCAGTTCGGCCAGTGCGAAGGGCTTGGCCAGAAAGTCGTCGGCACCCGCGTTGAGCGAGGCGACACGCTCGTTCACCGAATCGCGCGCCGTGAGAATCAGCGCCGGCAGCCGCTGGTCGCGCTCGCGCAGGCGTTGCAGCACCGTGTGGCCGTCCATGCCGGGCAGGCCCAGGTCGAGCACCAGTGCGTCGTGGTCGCGCTGCTGCAGCGCCCGGTCGGCCAGCCGCCCGTCGTCCACCCATTCGACCTGGATGCCCGCATGCTCCAGCGCCTTGCAGAGCCAGGTGCCCAGGGTGTGTTCGTCTTCGGCCAGCAGGATGCGCATGGCGCGATGCTAGAGCGTGAAACGCTCAATCAGGCTTGATGTTTGCCCTTGCGATGACTTTCTGCCAGCGCGCCTGCTCGGCCGCGATGAACTGCGTGAACTGCTCGGGCGTGCCGCCAACGGCTTCGGCCGCATCGGCGGTCAGGCGTTGCATCGAGTCGGGCGACTTCACCGCCTTCATCGTCTCGGCCGAGAGCTTGACCAGGTTGGCCGGCGCGAAATTGGCCGGTGCCAGCATGCCGTACCACTGCGTCATCTCGAAGCCGGGGAAGCCTTGCTCGGCCACGGTCGGCACATCGGGCAACTGCGGCAGCCGCTTGACCGAGCCGGTGGCGATGCAGCGCAACTTGCCGGCCTTGATGAAGGGAATGATGGCCGCCGCACCGATGGCCGAGGCATCGAGCCGGCCCGAGAGCAGGTCGGTCACCATCGGCCCGGTGCCCCGGTAGGGCACGTGCAGCATGAACACATCGGCCGTCATCTTCAGGTACTCGAAGGCCAGGTGGCCGGCGCTGCCGTTGCCGGCGGAGCCGTAGCTCAGCTTGCCCGGCTTCGACTTGGCGTAGGCGATGAATTCCTTGAGGTTCTTCGCCGGCACGTCGGGGTGCACCACGTACAAGCTGGGCACCTTGGCCAGCAGGCTCACGGGCTTGAAGTCCTTGTTGGCGTCGTAGGGCAGCTTGGCAAAGATGTACGGGTTGACCGCTAGCGTGCCGATGTGTCCGAGGATGATCGTGTGCTGGTCGGTGCTGCGCGCCACCTCGCTCATCGCGATGTTGCCGGCCGCGCCCGGCTTGTTGTCGACGAACACGCTCTGGCCCAAGGTGCGCGAGAGTTCAGCGGCCGTGGAGCGCGCGACGATTTCCGAGCTGCCGCCCGGCGCGAAGGGCACAACGAAGCGGATCGACTTGCTGGGCCAGGTGTCTTGCGCCGAGGCCAGGGAAGGCAGCAGGCCGCCGAGCGTCAGGGCGCCGCCGGCTTGCAGCCAGTGGCGGCGGTTCAGTGCTGCGTCATTCGGGAAGAGGTCGGACATGGGGCTTTGTCTCCAGCGCTTTTGGTTTGAAAGCGCGCATCCTGCCCGGTGGATGCTGTCGGAATGCTGTCAGTTTCTAGGGGTCCAATAATCCCGGCCGAATTCGCGGGTGAGCCTGGCGATGAGCGCTTCGACGCGAGTCATCACGCCCGCGACCTGCGCCCGCACGGGTTCGTGGGCAAAGCGCAGGTTGTGGTGCGTGGCGCCCGAGTCTGGGTCGCCCTCCCGCAGGTAGAGCGTTCCGTCGTGCAGGTGCAGGTCGAACTCCCAACCCTGCTCATAGCAGGAAAACACTTCGCCCGCTTCGTCGGTGGCCAGCGACTCGATGAAGAGCCGGCCGTCGATGAAGTGGTCATGCCACGGAAAGCTCAGCACAAGCCCGCCCGGCACATGGACGACCGGTCGGTTCCAGAAATAGGCGCCGCGGCGCGGGTCCTTGCCGTGGTGCGCGGCCTTGTCGAACACGTCGCGGTAGTGCCGGCACAGCGCGTCTGCCTTGCCGATACTGTCTGCTGACAGAACGAAGTGCTGCGCCACGAGGGGAATCGCCGGCGGCTCCAGCGGCTCGCGCAGGGCTTCCCATTGCACCGCCGAAAAACCGTTCTCTGGGCCGAAGTAAAACGACGGCGCAATCACGAAGCCGATGTCGATCTGCACGCCTTCCACCGGCTCGGATTGCCGGGCCCACTCAGGCAGTTCGGGCGCGGGGAGGGTCATGGCGGTGGCGACGATCAGATCAGGTTGCGCATCGCCTGCGCCGTCTCGCGCAGCACCGGCAGCACGCGCGCCACCGCGTCTTCGGAGCTTTCATGCCCCATCGGCATCGTGATGTTCAGCGCACCCACCAGCGCGCCGTGCCGGTCGCGCAGCGGCACCGCGATGCCGCGTGAATTGAGGTCGAGCTGCTGCTCCGACAGCGCCCAGCCCTGCGTCC includes:
- a CDS encoding ABC transporter permease — its product is MAKSATHHIPWGALGPWLALLGACIFFATQSDRFLTGGNLSLILQQVMVVGVIAIGQTLIILTAGIDLSCGMVMALGGIIMTKFATELGMPVPVAILCGIGVTTLFGLLNGLLVTRIKLPPFIVTLGTLNIAFAITQLYSSSQTITDLPAGLTGLGTTFAIGSAEVAWGSVLMVALYALAWFVLRETAAGRHIYAVGNNAEATRLVGIPTQRVLLGVYVAAGVLYGIASLLSVARTGVGDPNAGQTENLDAITAVVLGGTSLFGGRGIVLGSLIGVLIVGVFRNGLTLMGVSSIYQVLVTGVLVILAVAADQLSRRGAR
- a CDS encoding ATP-binding cassette domain-containing protein, translated to MNAVANPKIVMQAKGLVKRYGQVVALDGVDFELREGEILAVIGDNGAGKSSLIKALSGAVVPDQGEILLDGALVHFRNPLDARRAGIETVYQDLAVAPAMTIYENLFLGRELRRPGFLGNVLGMLDKKKMLQESMARMSDLKVGIQSMTQAVETLSGGQRQCVAVARSAAFARHVVIMDEPTAALGVKEGNMVLELIRRVRDRGLPVVLISHNMPHVFEVADRIHVARLGKRAAVLNPKKISMSDTVAVMTGAMTADQLPAEAHA
- a CDS encoding ROK family transcriptional regulator, with amino-acid sequence MPDAGTTARPPDLLRPRGSNQVGMRQFNERVVLQALRVHTSLPKADLARLTGLSAQTIGLITARLEEDQLIVKQSRVRGRIGQPSVPLALNPDGAFAIGIKVGRRGAEWLLIDFTAQVRERHAISYAFPDVEELLPAIAQHIHRLRDGLGPLAVRNVGAGVAAPFQLGGWHRTLGLSKAQSDRWNQMDLAAEVRARTDVPVSFARDTVAACVAELVGGRGHDLKSFLYIFVDTFVGGGLVINSHLHTGGHGNAGALASLPVQPPSVGGALPQQLMAQASLWELEQRLRSEGLDATAAYDDRALQAPYAAATQAWLATASQALAHAIVSGTAMLDLPDVVMDGSMSRGLLQALLDQTRAALAQCNWEGLWAPQLHGGRAGAQACALGGAMLPLHANFAPDHDVFLKAA
- a CDS encoding DUF6194 family protein, which codes for MTEDAITEHFIDLLAGGHFQVADDNTFFFHNADNKFPFATIVTKDSEFDSASKLDRPGVFRLNTGVGKETFRALFGEADTAGVDYAALDKLMPHPVYAKMYWVSVINPSAKTFATVKPLIAEALALARSRDKAK
- a CDS encoding Bug family tripartite tricarboxylate transporter substrate binding protein; protein product: MQPIPATRRHALRALSALLMPWFGLRAMAADDPSQGPAECVIPAKAGGGFALTCALARDALQAVRPARAPLAQRYLPGGIGAVAFDRIATGRLGGPGTLVAFSSGSLLNLAQGRFGPHPPSAVRWIATLGTDYGVIAVHRDSPYKRLQDLVAALRLEPSRIAFGAGGTVGSQDWVKAALLVRAAGRDHKAMRFVSFEGGGDALGAMQGKHVDVFPGDAAEALQAIASGATVRLLAVLSDKRLGGVLTGVPTAREQGVDLVWPTVRGLYLSADVPEAAVRAWTAAFREASAAPGYAALREQHGLYPFDLTGPALDDYVQAQIKTYRQLADELGLRRWHP
- a CDS encoding sensor histidine kinase; the encoded protein is MSALLRLRERLRRASLWQRLALLLFPALLVVTGLELWMTRHDALAAANAAYDRSLLGALKSIDANISTASGGLSVELPYTMFEFFELTASGQVFFRVATSDGLVELGSADLPAPPVELAMGVPAFYDAIYFGEAVRLAAYRRDLDRAPAGSAGRSVLIQVGESTRSRQEFSARFVRSAALRDGLVLAMLLCGTAFALAAALRPLSRLAREVQSRTPDDLTRIAEADLPAEVRPLVAAVNQQMSRTQDLVTQQRQFLDDASHQLRTHLTTLQMQADYARREQDPAQVQVALDALGTEIGRATRSAQQLLALGRSDTVSVEPAEFDLAALLREVAVDLLPLARAKRIDLGIHSPVPEFAATADRGLMREALSNLVTNAIAYTPVEGTITLFAAGDAAGWSLNVEDDGPGLSEEERAALGQRFRRGARAGKGGFGLGLAIARSIAQRHRGELRLESREAGTGLHAIIWWPRPAAA
- a CDS encoding response regulator, whose product is MRILLAEDEHTLGTWLCKALEHAGIQVEWVDDGRLADRALQQRDHDALVLDLGLPGMDGHTVLQRLRERDQRLPALILTARDSVNERVASLNAGADDFLAKPFALAELEARLHALVRRARGVEHPRLACGPLVYDSARRHFTLNGEALALSPRELAVLRVLVQRSGEPLSKQQILERVFSDDEEVHPEAVEVFVYRLRKRLDGSGVRIVTLRGLGYVLEAD
- a CDS encoding Bug family tripartite tricarboxylate transporter substrate binding protein, whose translation is MSDLFPNDAALNRRHWLQAGGALTLGGLLPSLASAQDTWPSKSIRFVVPFAPGGSSEIVARSTAAELSRTLGQSVFVDNKPGAAGNIAMSEVARSTDQHTIILGHIGTLAVNPYIFAKLPYDANKDFKPVSLLAKVPSLYVVHPDVPAKNLKEFIAYAKSKPGKLSYGSAGNGSAGHLAFEYLKMTADVFMLHVPYRGTGPMVTDLLSGRLDASAIGAAAIIPFIKAGKLRCIATGSVKRLPQLPDVPTVAEQGFPGFEMTQWYGMLAPANFAPANLVKLSAETMKAVKSPDSMQRLTADAAEAVGGTPEQFTQFIAAEQARWQKVIARANIKPD